The following is a genomic window from Palaeococcus ferrophilus DSM 13482.
CGAAGACGTCCACGACGTCCTTCGCTTCGAGCGGCTTCTTGAGCTCGATCATAATCGAGTGAACGTGCATGAGCGTCGTCGGCACTACGAAGGCGCTCGTCTCGATGTTTATCGGGATCACCGTCTGCACATCCGGCCCGTGGTGGGAGGGAACCGTCACGCTCGGGATTATCGCGTTGACGGGGCCTCTCTTCGAGTCGTTCGGGTCGGCCGCCCTTCTTATCATAACGGCGTAGACGTAGTCGATGTACTCCTGAAGGGCCGAGAGCGTTCTGGTCAATCCAGTCGTGTTGCAGGAGACCACCCTCACGTAGTCCTTTCCGAGGGCCTTCTCGTAGTTGGCCTGGGCCACGAAGGAGACTTCCGCCGTTGAAGCCTTCTCACCGCCCTGGAAGATCGCCTTGACGCCGGCCTTCTCGTAGAGCGCTTTATTTTTCGCCCCCATTCCTCCCGGTGTGGCGTCAACGATCACGTCGACCTTCTGGAGGAGGTCGTTGAGCGTTCCGGCCACTTCAAAGCCGGCCTTCTCAAACCTGGGGAGGAACTCCTCGCTCGCGGCATAAACCGGAATCCCGAGCTCCTTGGCGCGGTAGGCCTCGAAGTCCGGCTTCGTCTTTGTAACACCCAGGAGCTCCATGTCGTCCTGTCTCGTAACGGCGTAAGCAACGCGCTTTCCGATGGTTCCGTAACCGTTAACACCCACCTTTACCTTCATGACACCACCAGCAGGTTTTACAAGCATAAAATACTTAAGCGTTGCTTTCACCGGGAGTGATAGCACCGTGAGAGTGAAAAAAGCTTCAGAAAACGTCGTTTTTTAACATAAAAATGTAGGGAAGGGCATCACATGCCCATGTCCATTCCGCCCATACCGCCCATTCCACCGGGCATTCCGCCCTGACCGCCCTCGGGCTTGCTGACCTTCGCGGCTATGACGTCGTCAATGCGGAGTATCATCATGGCTGCTTCGCTGGCGCTCTTGATGGCCTGCTTCTTAACGCGGAGCGGCTCGATTATGCCCCTCTCGAGCATGTCGACGGGCTCGCCATCGAAGACGTCAATACCGATGGCCCTGCCCTTGGTCTTGTGCTCGCTGACGACCTTGACGAGGACGTCAATGGTGTCGAGACCGGCGTTTTCAGCGAGAGTCTTCGGGATTATCTTGAGGGCATCCGCAAAGGCCTCGATGGCGAGGGCCTCCTTACCGCCAACCTCCTTGGCGTACTCGTCGAGCTTGATGGTGAGCTCTATCTCCGAGGCACCGCCGGCCGGGAGAACCGCGCCGTCTTCCATGACGTCCTTGACGACCTTGATAGCATCTTCGAGGGCCCTCTCAACCTCGTCAATGACGTGCTCGGTTCCACCGCGGATGAGGATGGTCACTGCCTTCGGGTTCTTGCAGCCCTCGACGAATATCATGCTCTCGCCGGCTATCTTGCGCTCCTCAACAACCTCCGCAAATCCGAGGTCCTCGCTCGTGAGGTCCTTGACGTTGGTGACTATCTTAGCGCCGGTGGCTTTCGCGAGCTTCTCCATGTCGCTCTTCTTGACTCTCCTGACGGCGAGAATTCCCGCCTTGGCGAGGTAGTGCTGCGCTAAATCATCAATGCCCTTCTGCACGAAGAGAACGTTCGCACCGGTTGCCGCGATCTGGTCAACCATCTCTTTCAGCATGCGCTCCTCCTGCTCGAGGAAGCTCATGAGCTGGTCGGGGGCGGTTATGTTGATCTTGGCGTCGGTCTCGGTCTTCTTGACCTCGAGGGCCTCGTTGATGAGGGCGATCTTGGCGCCTTCAATGCGCTTCGGCATCCTCGGGTGGACGCGCTCCTTGTCGATGACAACGCCCTTGACGAGCTCGCTGTCCTCAACGCTCTCGCCTATCTTCTTCTCTATCTTGATGTTGTCAATGTCAACCTCAAAGGTGCCGTTCTTCTTCTCAGCCACCTGGGTGACCGCGCCGACAGCAAGCTCGGCCATCTTCTCCTTGTGGGCCTCGGCGCTCTTGCCGGTGATCGAGGTCATGGCTATCTTCATGAGGGTCTCCCTGTCGGCTGGGTCAACCCTTATGGCTATGCTCTCGAGTATCTCCTGGGCCTTCTCGGCCGCCATAGTGTAACCCTTAACTATGATACTCGGGTGAATGTTCTGATCAAGAAGCTCCTCAGCCTTCCTGAGAAGCTCACCGGCGATGACAACGGCCGTGGTGGTTCCGTCTCCAGCTTCCTTATCCTGCGTCTTCGCAACCTCAACCATCATCTTGGCGGCCGGGTGCTGGAGGTCGATCTTGTCAAGGATGGTCGCACCATCGTTGGTTATGACAATGTCACCGAGGCTGTCAACGAGCATCTTGTCCATACCCCTCGGACCGAGGGTGGTCCTGACGGTCTCGGCTATAATTCTTGCGGCCAGGATGTTGAGCCTCTGGGCGTCCCTTCCAATGTACCTCTGGGTCCCCTCCGGGAGTATGACGACGGGCTGTCCACCCTGTCCAACTAACTGTGCCATTTCACATTCCTCCTTAAATTTTGTGTCGTTTCCCCTTCGTTAGTCTTCCATAAAAGCTTTTCGTCCAATATGACAATTTATAGTGGATTTTTAGACAATTCAAGAAAACTAACCCAATTAAATTGACGTTACATCCACACCGCCAGAGGGAGCGAAGGGAGAGTTTTTAAATGATCCCCCCTACTATCCGGTGGTGGGAGAATGGAGCTGATAAAGCAGGGCGCGGAGGCAAAGATTTACCTTGGGGACTTTGAAGAGTACTTCGAGGCGAACCTCCTCCCGGGCGAGAGGGTCGTGGTGAAACACCGCATTCCAAAGCGCTACCGCATAGGGGAGATAGATTTGAAGCTCAGAAAGGAGAGGACTGTGAGGGAGGCGAGGGTTCTCCACAGGGCGAAGGCCTTTGGGGTCAACTGCCCCCACGTCTACGAGGTCAATGTTAAGGATATGATAATAGTGATGGAGTTCATCGAGGGGAACCGCCTCAAGGAGCACCTCGAGAGCGTCCCAATGGGGGAGCGTGTGGAACTCTGCAGGGAGATAGGTAGACAGGTTGCCAAACTCCATAACGCGGGCATAGTCCACGGCGATTTGACGACCTCCAACATGATTCTGAGAGAGGGGAAGGTTTACCTCATAGACTTTGGTTTGGCGGACTTCGACCCGACGCTGGAAGCGAGGGGCGTTGACCTGCACCTCCTCCGGAGGGCCATGGAGAGCACCCACTACAGGTGGTTCGAGAAGGGCTTTGAGGCGGTTCTGGAGGGCTACGCCGAAGTTCTGGGTGAAGATGCTAGAAGGGAAATTGAGGAAAAGCTCGAGGAGATAGAGAGCCGCGGAAGGTACAGGGAGAGGAGCTGGGTCGGCTGAGGATAGGTTTTTAAAATTTTCACGTCCCTTTAGAACCATGAAGGAAGACTACTTCACCGGGGAATTCATCGCCGAGATGAGGGAGCGCTACTTCAGGGAGAGGAAGTGGGAGAGGGTCAAGCCCTTCCGGAAGGCTGCCGTTCTGGCCATAGACCTCCAAAAGTACTTCCTAAGCCCCGAGAGCAGGGCCTTCTTGCCCTCGGCGGGGAGGTTCGTTCCGAGGTTGAGGGAGTTCTATTCCAGCGTTCTGGAGCTCCAGGTTCCGATAATCTTCACCAGGCACTACCACGGGTCCGACCACATGGCCCGATGGTGGGGCGGTGACATGCCGAGGGACGACCCTCTCAACGAGCTCCTCGACGATTTCAGGCCCTTCGCCAATGTGGTTGTGGAGAAAAACACCTACGACGCCTTC
Proteins encoded in this region:
- a CDS encoding Kae1-associated kinase Bud32, translated to MELIKQGAEAKIYLGDFEEYFEANLLPGERVVVKHRIPKRYRIGEIDLKLRKERTVREARVLHRAKAFGVNCPHVYEVNVKDMIIVMEFIEGNRLKEHLESVPMGERVELCREIGRQVAKLHNAGIVHGDLTTSNMILREGKVYLIDFGLADFDPTLEARGVDLHLLRRAMESTHYRWFEKGFEAVLEGYAEVLGEDARREIEEKLEEIESRGRYRERSWVG
- a CDS encoding isochorismatase family protein codes for the protein MKEDYFTGEFIAEMRERYFRERKWERVKPFRKAAVLAIDLQKYFLSPESRAFLPSAGRFVPRLREFYSSVLELQVPIIFTRHYHGSDHMARWWGGDMPRDDPLNELLDDFRPFANVVVEKNTYDAFYDTELEGLLQKLGVETVIVTGVMTHLCCETTARGAFVRGFNVVFPVDGTLTQNRFFHEGTLRNLSHGFAVTPFLQEVLEWLSSE
- the thsB gene encoding thermosome subunit beta encodes the protein MAQLVGQGGQPVVILPEGTQRYIGRDAQRLNILAARIIAETVRTTLGPRGMDKMLVDSLGDIVITNDGATILDKIDLQHPAAKMMVEVAKTQDKEAGDGTTTAVVIAGELLRKAEELLDQNIHPSIIVKGYTMAAEKAQEILESIAIRVDPADRETLMKIAMTSITGKSAEAHKEKMAELAVGAVTQVAEKKNGTFEVDIDNIKIEKKIGESVEDSELVKGVVIDKERVHPRMPKRIEGAKIALINEALEVKKTETDAKINITAPDQLMSFLEQEERMLKEMVDQIAATGANVLFVQKGIDDLAQHYLAKAGILAVRRVKKSDMEKLAKATGAKIVTNVKDLTSEDLGFAEVVEERKIAGESMIFVEGCKNPKAVTILIRGGTEHVIDEVERALEDAIKVVKDVMEDGAVLPAGGASEIELTIKLDEYAKEVGGKEALAIEAFADALKIIPKTLAENAGLDTIDVLVKVVSEHKTKGRAIGIDVFDGEPVDMLERGIIEPLRVKKQAIKSASEAAMMILRIDDVIAAKVSKPEGGQGGMPGGMGGMGGMDMGM
- a CDS encoding phosphorylating glyceraldehyde-3-phosphate dehydrogenase; translated protein: MKVKVGVNGYGTIGKRVAYAVTRQDDMELLGVTKTKPDFEAYRAKELGIPVYAASEEFLPRFEKAGFEVAGTLNDLLQKVDVIVDATPGGMGAKNKALYEKAGVKAIFQGGEKASTAEVSFVAQANYEKALGKDYVRVVSCNTTGLTRTLSALQEYIDYVYAVMIRRAADPNDSKRGPVNAIIPSVTVPSHHGPDVQTVIPINIETSAFVVPTTLMHVHSIMIELKKPLEAKDVVDVFENTTRVLLFEKEKGYESTAQLIEFARDLHREWNNLYEIAVWKESISVRNGRLFYIQAVHQESDVVPENVDAIRAMFELADKWESIRKTNRSLGILK